A single Terriglobia bacterium DNA region contains:
- the rlmD gene encoding 23S rRNA (uracil(1939)-C(5))-methyltransferase RlmD, which produces MELTIEKLIYGGDGLAHLPAEERPPRGGKGGLRGDPERGKGKAVFVPFVLPGERVDATLKDEKPGFARARLNRVLQPAAERIEPGCPHFGQCGGCQYQHASYEHQLQIKAGIVRETLRRLAKLEFDNDINVHPSQPWNYRNRTRMRVRTEPEFVVGYNRFASHALLPVRQCPISSPLINRALATIWNLGEAGKVPAGVTEIEFFANAEDSELLLEVTLAPQHSPDLRAVADFARELRHEFPAAVGVVPFQPAANASVVRIDVPKDMAADFGGDFLVYRTRHANYRVSAGSFFQTNRFLIDEMVALVSADCSGGFALDLYAGVGLFSLPLSQNFRQVAAVESADCSFHDLQVNSPSNATGYRVDVQKFLAQVPAETRFDYVIVDPPRGGLGEKVALVLAGLKAPQITYVSCDPATLARDLRVLTQAGYSMRQIHLLDLFPQTFHIETVVRLER; this is translated from the coding sequence TTGGAACTCACCATCGAAAAACTGATCTACGGCGGCGATGGCTTGGCGCATCTGCCCGCTGAGGAACGACCACCCCGCGGCGGCAAAGGCGGCCTTCGCGGGGACCCCGAACGCGGCAAAGGCAAAGCCGTGTTTGTGCCGTTCGTCCTCCCCGGCGAGCGGGTGGACGCCACACTAAAAGACGAGAAGCCCGGATTTGCGCGCGCGCGGCTGAACCGCGTGCTGCAGCCTGCGGCGGAACGCATCGAGCCCGGCTGCCCGCATTTCGGCCAGTGTGGCGGATGCCAGTACCAGCACGCGTCGTACGAACATCAACTGCAAATCAAGGCCGGCATCGTGCGCGAAACTCTGCGCCGGCTCGCCAAACTGGAGTTTGACAACGACATCAACGTCCATCCCTCGCAGCCATGGAACTATCGCAACCGCACGCGCATGCGCGTCCGCACCGAACCCGAATTCGTTGTCGGCTACAACCGCTTCGCCTCGCACGCGCTGCTGCCGGTGCGCCAGTGCCCGATCAGCTCGCCCCTGATCAATCGCGCGCTGGCCACGATATGGAATCTTGGCGAAGCGGGAAAAGTTCCGGCCGGGGTGACGGAAATCGAGTTCTTCGCCAACGCCGAAGATTCCGAGCTGCTGCTGGAGGTGACGCTTGCGCCGCAGCACTCGCCAGACCTTCGCGCCGTGGCGGACTTTGCCCGTGAATTGCGCCATGAATTTCCCGCGGCGGTGGGCGTGGTTCCATTTCAGCCGGCGGCCAACGCAAGCGTGGTTCGGATTGATGTTCCGAAAGACATGGCCGCGGACTTTGGCGGCGACTTCCTGGTGTACCGCACGCGCCACGCCAATTACCGGGTCAGCGCCGGATCGTTCTTTCAGACCAACCGTTTCCTGATCGACGAAATGGTGGCGCTGGTCAGCGCGGATTGCAGCGGCGGCTTTGCCCTCGACCTCTATGCGGGCGTGGGGCTGTTCTCGCTGCCGCTGTCACAGAATTTCCGGCAGGTGGCGGCGGTGGAGTCGGCAGACTGCTCATTTCACGACTTGCAGGTGAACTCGCCCTCGAACGCGACCGGCTACCGGGTTGACGTGCAGAAGTTTCTGGCGCAGGTGCCAGCCGAAACCCGTTTCGACTACGTGATCGTGGATCCGCCGCGCGGCGGCCTGGGCGAGAAAGTCGCGTTGGTTCTCGCCGGGCTCAAAGCGCCGCAAATTACGTATGTCTCCTGCGACCCGGCAACGCTGGCGCGCGACCTGCGCGTGCTGACGCAAGCCGGGTATAGCATGCGCCAGATTCACCTCCTCGATCTCTTCCCCCAGACGTTCCATATCGAAACTGTTGTCCGGCTGGAGCGATAA